The Mycolicibacterium boenickei genome has a segment encoding these proteins:
- a CDS encoding AurF N-oxygenase family protein, which translates to MALTKAVRRWRDGMQVSGDAEYCTRLETLSGGSVRRNFNPYLDIPWDSPEFEVTENDPRWVLAAESDPIGSSAWYQSQPLEKQIAIGMWRQANVAKAGLQFENMLIRGILNYTFWVPNGSPEYRYCLHEAVEECNHTLMFQEMVNHVGVDVPGLARWLSWMHSLPPLFASPMPVFFFMMVLCGEEPIDHMQKSILREGKPIHPIMERVMAIHVAEEARHISFAHEFLRRRIPEMRRLNRFGLSIIYPLSFRLAATLIAKPPRSFWREFEIPRSVKKEIYWRAPESRAMLREIYGDVRMLAEDTGLMNPIAKILWRMLRINGPASRYRSEPARQAVAVA; encoded by the coding sequence ATGGCATTAACGAAGGCGGTCCGCCGCTGGCGGGACGGAATGCAGGTCAGCGGCGACGCGGAGTACTGCACAAGGCTGGAGACCCTCTCGGGCGGATCGGTGCGCCGGAACTTCAATCCCTATCTGGACATCCCGTGGGACTCGCCCGAGTTCGAAGTGACCGAGAACGACCCGCGCTGGGTGCTGGCCGCCGAAAGCGACCCCATCGGCAGTAGCGCGTGGTATCAGTCGCAGCCGCTGGAGAAGCAGATTGCGATTGGCATGTGGCGTCAGGCGAATGTCGCCAAGGCCGGCCTGCAATTCGAGAACATGCTCATCCGAGGAATCCTCAATTACACATTCTGGGTGCCCAACGGCAGCCCTGAATATCGGTACTGCCTGCACGAGGCGGTCGAAGAGTGCAACCACACCCTGATGTTCCAAGAGATGGTCAATCACGTGGGCGTGGATGTTCCAGGTTTGGCGCGGTGGCTCAGCTGGATGCACTCACTGCCCCCGCTGTTCGCCAGCCCGATGCCGGTATTCTTTTTCATGATGGTGCTCTGCGGCGAGGAGCCGATCGACCACATGCAGAAATCCATTCTGCGCGAGGGCAAACCGATACACCCCATCATGGAGCGCGTGATGGCGATCCACGTCGCCGAGGAAGCCCGGCACATCTCGTTTGCCCACGAATTCCTGCGTCGGCGGATCCCGGAGATGCGGCGGCTCAACCGATTCGGGTTGTCGATCATCTATCCGCTCAGCTTCCGCCTGGCGGCAACGCTCATCGCCAAGCCGCCGCGCTCCTTCTGGCGTGAATTCGAGATTCCTCGATCGGTGAAGAAGGAGATCTACTGGCGGGCACCGGAATCCAGGGCGATGTTGCGTGAGATCTACGGCGATGTGCGGATGCTGGCGGAGGACACGGGCCTGATGAACCCGATCGCCAAGATCCTCTGGCGCATGCTGCGCATCAACGGTCCCGCGTCCCGCTACCGTAGCGAACCCGCGCGCCAAGCGGTCGCCGTCGCCTGA
- a CDS encoding AurF N-oxygenase family protein has translation MARTRMIRRWRKNMDVSDDIQYADMLATLSEGSVRRSFNPYKDIDWNAKAFAVKADDPRWILPESDPIGAHAWYQAQPVERQIEIGMWRQANVAKVGEQFENILIRGLMEYSFWVPNGSPEYRYCLHESIEECNHNLMFQEMVNRIGMDVPGMPRLLKWLQPLIPLTAGPLPIPFFFGILAGEEPIDHTQKNVLREGKALHPIMERVMAIHVAEEARHMSFAHQYLHKRVPNLRLHQRLLLSLFVPLTMRILCSAIIVPPRAFWKEFDIPRSVRKDLFFGSPESRKILRDMFGDVRMLCHDTGLMNPIAKLMWRICKIDGPPSRYRSEPQRQHLLSVV, from the coding sequence ATGGCTCGGACCAGAATGATCAGGCGTTGGCGCAAGAACATGGACGTCAGCGACGACATTCAGTACGCCGACATGCTTGCGACCTTGTCGGAGGGGTCGGTGCGTCGGAGTTTCAATCCATACAAGGACATCGATTGGAACGCAAAGGCGTTCGCTGTCAAGGCGGACGATCCGCGCTGGATCCTGCCTGAATCGGACCCGATCGGCGCTCACGCGTGGTATCAGGCCCAGCCGGTGGAGCGGCAGATCGAGATCGGCATGTGGCGCCAGGCCAATGTCGCCAAGGTCGGTGAGCAGTTCGAGAACATCCTGATTCGCGGCCTGATGGAGTATTCGTTCTGGGTGCCCAACGGCTCGCCGGAATACCGGTACTGCCTGCACGAATCGATTGAGGAGTGCAACCACAATCTGATGTTCCAGGAGATGGTGAACCGGATCGGCATGGATGTGCCGGGCATGCCGCGGCTGCTCAAGTGGCTGCAGCCGCTCATCCCGTTGACCGCAGGCCCGCTGCCGATTCCGTTCTTCTTCGGCATTCTCGCCGGCGAGGAGCCCATCGATCACACGCAGAAGAACGTGCTGCGCGAGGGCAAGGCCCTGCACCCGATCATGGAGCGGGTCATGGCGATTCACGTCGCCGAGGAGGCCCGCCACATGTCATTCGCGCACCAGTACCTGCACAAGCGGGTGCCGAACCTGCGCTTGCACCAGCGCCTGCTGTTGTCACTCTTTGTGCCGCTGACCATGCGCATCCTGTGTTCGGCCATCATCGTGCCGCCGCGTGCGTTCTGGAAGGAATTCGACATCCCGCGCTCGGTGCGCAAGGACCTGTTCTTCGGTTCGCCCGAATCGCGCAAGATCCTTCGGGACATGTTCGGCGACGTCCGAATGTTGTGCCACGACACCGGCCTGATGAACCCGATCGCCAAGCTGATGTGGCGGATCTGCAAGATCGACGGGCCCCCGAGCCGCTACCGCAGCGAACCGCAACGCCAGCACCTACTTTCCGTCGTGTAG
- a CDS encoding universal stress protein: protein MANTAGGTANLLVGVDGSMSALDAAVWAAREAEQRNVSVRLVHIVDPGETEIESGPWSQRRMLKYRESSAADILAEAQLEVAAVCPEAAVETSWITGRPLPTLIALSRQALLTVVGSSRAQSQGAVHAGSVAVSVSAHAYGPVVVVRGARNDSQVQQRRTVVVGVDSSEAAENAAEWAFEEAALRGADLTAVFSCGELPGSLADSGAQPQWWPEYQAQQQELLNERIARWSARHPEVVAHCAVTTGRTAWALMRHAHEAQLIVVGSRGRSEFVGAVLGSTSHALIHHAPCPVMIVPSSASTNRSGQP, encoded by the coding sequence ATGGCAAACACGGCTGGCGGCACCGCCAACCTACTTGTTGGCGTTGACGGGTCGATGTCCGCCCTCGACGCGGCGGTGTGGGCGGCCCGCGAGGCCGAACAGCGGAATGTCTCGGTGCGGCTGGTCCACATCGTGGATCCCGGTGAGACAGAGATCGAGTCAGGTCCTTGGTCTCAGCGCCGAATGCTGAAGTACCGAGAGTCCAGCGCTGCTGACATACTCGCCGAAGCTCAGCTGGAGGTCGCTGCGGTCTGCCCGGAGGCAGCGGTTGAGACATCGTGGATCACGGGCCGACCCCTGCCGACGCTGATTGCATTGTCCCGCCAGGCACTGCTTACGGTGGTGGGATCGAGCCGTGCCCAATCGCAGGGGGCCGTTCATGCCGGTTCGGTCGCGGTATCTGTGAGCGCGCACGCGTACGGACCAGTCGTGGTTGTGCGTGGGGCCCGCAACGATTCTCAAGTGCAACAGCGACGAACGGTCGTCGTAGGTGTCGACAGCTCCGAGGCCGCAGAGAACGCTGCTGAGTGGGCATTCGAGGAAGCGGCGTTACGCGGCGCCGATCTCACCGCCGTCTTCAGTTGTGGCGAATTGCCCGGCAGCCTCGCAGATTCGGGAGCCCAACCACAGTGGTGGCCGGAATACCAAGCGCAGCAGCAGGAATTGCTGAATGAGCGCATCGCGCGGTGGAGCGCACGCCATCCCGAGGTTGTCGCCCATTGCGCGGTGACCACCGGCCGGACGGCCTGGGCATTGATGCGTCACGCGCATGAAGCGCAACTGATTGTCGTTGGAAGTCGCGGCCGGAGTGAATTTGTGGGTGCGGTCCTGGGCTCGACGAGTCACGCCCTCATTCATCATGCGCCGTGCCCGGTGATGATCGTGCCGTCTAGTGCCTCCACGAACCGCAGCGGTCAGCCCTAG
- a CDS encoding GNAT family N-acetyltransferase, whose amino-acid sequence MSNQVAALESLAAEIEVVWGAHSVGAEPMPPVVIARADSRWSTHVAPTLPKDIRLAVGAVTAGLSDDFAESLFDTLYPVLAPVTGALRREVTLSYDCSRPASVIPPVGVHLFTDADADARKLRIAPDWGTQSDWERMLNSEFPWAAATDGDQVLSICETARWSAYGAEAGVWTLPGARGRGLAGSAVGAWSAQCAGRVPRLYYSTSADNLSSQRVAERLGLSHIGELWFLTPDHD is encoded by the coding sequence GTGTCGAACCAGGTCGCTGCGCTCGAGTCGCTCGCCGCGGAGATCGAGGTGGTTTGGGGAGCCCACAGCGTCGGCGCGGAACCGATGCCGCCCGTTGTGATCGCGAGGGCCGACAGCCGGTGGTCCACCCACGTTGCGCCAACCCTTCCGAAGGACATCAGGCTCGCGGTGGGCGCGGTCACCGCAGGACTGTCCGACGACTTCGCAGAGTCCTTGTTCGACACGCTGTATCCGGTGCTGGCGCCAGTAACTGGCGCGCTTCGCCGCGAAGTAACCCTGAGCTATGACTGTTCCCGCCCGGCGAGCGTCATTCCACCGGTTGGCGTTCACCTGTTCACCGACGCGGACGCCGACGCACGGAAGTTGCGGATCGCGCCGGATTGGGGCACTCAATCTGACTGGGAACGAATGCTGAACAGCGAGTTCCCCTGGGCGGCAGCAACTGACGGCGATCAGGTGTTGTCGATTTGTGAAACGGCACGATGGTCGGCATACGGCGCCGAGGCCGGTGTGTGGACGCTGCCCGGAGCGCGGGGGCGTGGCCTGGCAGGCTCAGCGGTCGGTGCGTGGTCAGCCCAATGTGCGGGGCGGGTTCCGCGGCTGTACTACAGCACCTCCGCGGACAACCTGTCCTCACAGCGCGTTGCCGAGCGCCTAGGGCTATCTCACATCGGGGAGCTCTGGTTCCTGACCCCCGACCACGATTGA
- a CDS encoding serine/threonine-protein kinase, whose product MPLNAGDVFAGYTIKRLLGAGGMGEVYLAEHPRLPRLDALKILSVHTTRDEEFRARFNREAELAAALWHPHIVGVHDRGEFDGRLWISMDYVEGTDANRLIEQYPSGMPLQDVVEIVTAVAEALDVAHERNLLHRDVKPANILITTPSGSARRRILLTDFGIAREADDVSGLTQTDMAIGTVTYVAPEQLTGKALDGRADQYALAATAFHLLTGAPLFDEVNRIVLAGHHLYTPPPRLSERRPDLAHLDAVMAKALAKQPGKRYERCLDFARALSGSTTVSTAPEPVQEPAAEPTPREGGVHTAPLELPGDLERSSSTETKRLAMLTILGTAQGVRKLPSGPGGEEEVWTFRVERYKSSGQAHTVVPVELRGHSITGELSDGDVVEVSGFWDDRTLFADSVVNHSTGTRRRRRRTSVEVRPGKRRGALASRPVRIILVLAVIATIVAASVFLIRGSGSPSHGGPGPIVTPESATVFSPGGSPDHPDQAGLAGLAIDGKPETSWPTDIYQDAVPFPAFKEGVGLILQLPSPTALSEVTIEVPSTGTEVQVRAADSARPNSLSDTTELTPNVALRPGENTITVDNQTKTSNVLVWISKLGTLDGQSRAAISEITLRSAGD is encoded by the coding sequence ATGCCGTTGAATGCCGGTGACGTCTTTGCCGGGTACACCATCAAGCGGCTCCTCGGTGCCGGTGGCATGGGCGAGGTCTACCTCGCCGAGCATCCTCGGCTTCCCCGTCTGGACGCCCTCAAGATCCTTTCGGTGCACACCACGCGCGATGAGGAGTTCCGCGCCCGGTTCAACCGGGAGGCCGAGTTGGCCGCGGCGTTGTGGCATCCGCACATCGTCGGGGTGCACGACCGCGGCGAGTTCGACGGCCGGCTGTGGATCTCGATGGACTACGTCGAGGGCACCGACGCCAACCGATTGATCGAGCAGTACCCGTCCGGGATGCCCCTCCAGGATGTGGTGGAGATCGTGACGGCGGTCGCCGAAGCCCTCGACGTCGCGCACGAGCGGAACCTGCTGCACCGCGACGTCAAACCGGCGAACATCCTGATCACCACGCCCTCGGGAAGCGCTCGGCGCCGCATCCTGCTGACCGATTTCGGCATCGCCCGGGAAGCCGACGACGTGAGTGGACTGACGCAGACCGACATGGCCATCGGCACCGTCACGTATGTAGCGCCCGAGCAGCTCACCGGGAAGGCGCTCGATGGCCGCGCAGATCAGTACGCCCTGGCCGCGACCGCCTTCCACCTCTTGACCGGCGCACCTCTCTTCGACGAGGTCAACCGCATCGTGCTGGCCGGCCACCACCTCTATACGCCGCCACCCCGGCTGTCCGAGCGGCGTCCCGACCTTGCGCACCTCGACGCGGTGATGGCGAAGGCGCTGGCCAAGCAGCCCGGCAAGCGCTACGAGCGATGTCTTGACTTCGCCCGGGCTCTGAGCGGGAGCACGACCGTGTCGACCGCACCCGAGCCGGTGCAGGAACCGGCCGCGGAGCCCACACCGCGCGAGGGGGGTGTCCACACCGCCCCGTTGGAGCTCCCCGGCGACCTCGAACGCAGCAGCTCGACGGAGACCAAGCGGTTGGCCATGCTCACGATCCTGGGCACTGCCCAGGGGGTGCGGAAGCTACCGTCCGGGCCTGGCGGCGAGGAAGAGGTCTGGACCTTCCGCGTGGAGCGATACAAGTCGTCCGGTCAGGCGCACACCGTCGTGCCTGTCGAGCTGCGCGGCCATTCGATCACCGGCGAACTGTCCGACGGAGATGTGGTCGAGGTCAGCGGCTTTTGGGATGACCGGACGCTGTTCGCCGACTCGGTGGTGAATCATTCGACCGGGACCCGCAGGCGGCGCCGGCGCACCTCGGTCGAGGTGCGGCCGGGTAAGCGCCGCGGCGCTTTGGCATCGCGCCCGGTGCGCATCATCTTGGTTCTGGCCGTGATCGCAACGATCGTTGCCGCTTCCGTCTTCCTCATCCGCGGTTCGGGATCGCCGTCGCACGGTGGCCCCGGGCCGATCGTGACGCCCGAGAGCGCGACGGTGTTCTCGCCCGGCGGTTCGCCAGACCATCCGGATCAGGCGGGTCTGGCGGGTCTGGCCATCGACGGCAAACCGGAGACGTCCTGGCCCACCGACATCTACCAAGATGCAGTGCCGTTCCCGGCGTTCAAAGAGGGCGTCGGCCTGATACTTCAGCTGCCCTCGCCGACGGCTTTGAGTGAGGTCACGATCGAGGTACCCAGCACCGGAACAGAGGTCCAGGTCCGGGCGGCCGACAGTGCCCGCCCGAACAGCTTGTCCGACACCACTGAGCTGACGCCCAATGTGGCGTTGCGGCCGGGGGAAAACACCATCACCGTCGACAATCAGACGAAAACATCCAACGTGCTGGTGTGGATCTCGAAGTTGGGCACTCTCGATGGGCAGAGCCGCGCGGCCATCTCAGAGATCACACTGCGGTCCGCCGGCGATTAG